From the genome of Phytohabitans rumicis, one region includes:
- a CDS encoding endo-1,4-beta-xylanase, with product MRDLVHLTSPPRRRRTRATLPLLLAGLLAAGAALAFGGTANAGTTLGASAAEKGRYFGAAVGTYKFGDGTYMSVLNREFNSLVAENEMKWDATEPQRGGFNFGAGDRIVSHARANGMSMRGHTLLWHAQQPGWAQGLSGGDLRNAAINHVTQTAAHFRGQIYAWDVVNEAFADGGSGGRRDSNLQRTGNDWIEAAFRAARNADPGAKLCYNDYNTDGINAKSTGVYNMVRDFKSRGVPIDCVGFQSHLGTSIPGDYQANLQRFADLGVDVQITELDVTQANPSVYAAVTRACLAVSRCTGITVWGVRDCDSWRGSDNALLFDCAGNKKQAYNAVLDTLNGGTNPNPNGNRLRNEGAGRCLDVNGASTANGAQMVIWDCHSGANQQFTQNGRALQVTGKCLDAPPNASAGTRVQIWDCSSGANQQWVFNSNGTISNAQTGLCLDVNGGATANGSAVIVWSCHGGANQRWARA from the coding sequence ATGAGAGACCTCGTCCATTTGACCAGTCCGCCTCGGCGACGGCGGACCAGAGCAACACTTCCGTTGCTGTTGGCCGGTTTGCTCGCGGCCGGTGCGGCGTTGGCGTTCGGCGGCACCGCCAACGCGGGCACCACGTTGGGCGCCTCGGCGGCGGAGAAGGGCCGGTACTTCGGTGCCGCGGTCGGCACGTACAAGTTCGGTGACGGCACCTACATGTCGGTGCTCAACCGTGAGTTCAACAGCCTGGTCGCCGAGAACGAGATGAAGTGGGACGCCACCGAGCCGCAGCGGGGAGGCTTCAACTTCGGCGCTGGCGACCGTATTGTGAGCCACGCGCGCGCCAACGGCATGAGCATGCGCGGCCACACCCTGCTGTGGCATGCCCAGCAGCCCGGGTGGGCGCAGGGCCTGTCCGGCGGCGACCTGCGGAACGCAGCGATCAACCATGTCACCCAGACCGCCGCCCACTTCCGGGGGCAGATCTACGCGTGGGACGTGGTGAACGAGGCGTTCGCCGATGGTGGCAGCGGTGGCCGGCGGGACTCCAACCTGCAGCGCACCGGCAACGACTGGATCGAGGCGGCGTTCCGGGCCGCCCGCAACGCGGATCCGGGCGCGAAGCTGTGCTACAACGACTACAACACCGACGGGATCAACGCGAAGTCGACCGGCGTCTACAACATGGTCCGCGACTTCAAGTCCCGCGGCGTGCCGATCGACTGCGTGGGCTTCCAGTCCCACCTGGGCACCTCGATCCCCGGCGACTACCAGGCCAACCTGCAGCGCTTCGCCGACCTCGGCGTCGACGTGCAGATCACCGAGCTCGACGTCACGCAGGCCAACCCGAGCGTTTACGCGGCGGTCACCCGCGCCTGCCTGGCGGTCTCCCGGTGTACCGGCATCACGGTGTGGGGCGTGCGCGACTGCGACTCCTGGCGCGGCAGCGACAACGCCTTGCTGTTCGACTGCGCCGGCAACAAGAAGCAGGCGTACAACGCCGTCCTCGACACCCTCAACGGCGGCACGAACCCGAACCCCAACGGCAACCGGCTGCGCAACGAGGGGGCCGGCCGCTGCCTGGACGTCAACGGCGCGAGCACCGCCAACGGCGCACAGATGGTCATCTGGGATTGTCACAGCGGCGCGAACCAGCAGTTCACGCAGAACGGCCGCGCGCTGCAGGTGACAGGCAAGTGCCTGGATGCCCCGCCCAATGCCAGCGCCGGTACCCGGGTGCAGATCTGGGACTGCAGCAGCGGCGCGAACCAGCAGTGGGTCTTCAACAGCAACGGGACGATCAGCAACGCGCAGACCGGGTTGTGTCTGGACGTCAACGGCGGCGCCACCGCCAACGGCTCGGCGGTGATCGTGTGGAGCTGCCACGGCGGAGCCAACCAGCGCTGGGCGAGAGCGTGA
- a CDS encoding mandelate racemase/muconate lactonizing enzyme family protein: protein MRITGYRTLTTAQEWGRPVGDANGVYPDGVMPVRVIMVDTDEGITGVGLGSHVEAENIFAAIDGQDPRAVTALYDRMLRQTFKAGHAGVVFGTIGAFDTALWDIKAQAAGEPLWRLLGGRDRRVHAYASGLDIGLTDEELVATYEIYAQRGLRAAKLKGGLDIERDRHRLTLVRDVLTEAAHGMRPGLMLDANECWSRKQAVRHVGELERTLDLTWIEEPVRRWDADGLAAVSRGVRAAVASGENLTGLEQFRPLIAAGGLDIVQTAAVWGVTHFLRVAALAHAFDLPVSPIGNTPVALLHAATSVPNHLASELQDLRPPIGVAMDLHVEDGDFVLGDSPGLGIKVDETAIAAAHNGKAPAAGGPHVRPEQAGRRLLAVADRGAVYEVARS, encoded by the coding sequence ATGCGCATCACCGGATACCGGACCCTGACGACGGCACAGGAATGGGGCCGACCCGTCGGCGATGCCAACGGCGTCTACCCGGACGGCGTCATGCCCGTGCGGGTCATCATGGTCGACACCGACGAGGGGATCACGGGCGTCGGCCTCGGATCGCACGTGGAGGCCGAGAACATCTTCGCCGCGATCGACGGTCAGGATCCGCGCGCGGTGACCGCTCTCTACGACCGGATGCTGCGCCAGACCTTCAAGGCCGGCCACGCCGGTGTGGTGTTCGGCACGATCGGCGCGTTCGACACCGCCTTGTGGGACATCAAGGCACAGGCGGCCGGCGAGCCGCTGTGGCGCCTGCTCGGTGGCCGCGACCGCAGGGTGCACGCCTACGCCTCCGGCCTGGACATCGGCCTCACCGACGAGGAACTCGTCGCCACCTACGAGATCTACGCGCAACGCGGACTCCGGGCGGCCAAGCTCAAGGGCGGCCTGGATATCGAGCGGGACCGGCACCGGCTGACGCTCGTACGCGACGTGTTGACCGAGGCGGCGCACGGGATGCGGCCGGGGCTGATGCTCGACGCGAACGAGTGCTGGAGCCGCAAGCAGGCGGTCCGTCACGTCGGTGAGCTCGAACGCACCCTGGACCTGACCTGGATCGAGGAGCCGGTCCGGCGCTGGGACGCCGACGGCCTGGCCGCCGTCAGCCGAGGCGTCCGCGCGGCGGTGGCCAGCGGGGAAAACCTGACCGGCCTCGAGCAGTTCCGTCCGCTCATCGCCGCGGGCGGCCTCGACATCGTCCAGACCGCCGCGGTCTGGGGCGTCACCCATTTCCTGCGCGTCGCCGCTCTGGCGCACGCCTTCGACCTGCCGGTAAGCCCGATCGGCAACACACCTGTCGCCCTGCTGCACGCCGCGACCTCGGTGCCCAACCACCTCGCCAGCGAGCTGCAGGACCTCCGGCCACCGATCGGTGTGGCCATGGACCTGCACGTCGAGGACGGCGACTTCGTCCTCGGCGACTCGCCGGGCCTGGGCATCAAGGTGGATGAGACGGCGATCGCCGCCGCCCATAACGGCAAGGCACCCGCAGCGGGCGGACCTCACGTACGACCGGAGCAGGCCGGCCGGCGGTTGCTCGCGGTCGCCGACCGCGGCGCCGTATACGAGGTTGCCCGGAGCTGA
- a CDS encoding RNA polymerase sigma factor, which yields MTRAGSTDETSLVVAAQAGDPRALDELVAAYLPLVYTIVRRALGVLPDADDVVQDTMLRALRELRTLRTPESFRPWLATIATRQVSTHLHRLRADARRTVPLDELTDPPDADAESLALAHVELSSRRRRVVRASRWLDPDDRALLSLWWLEAAGQLTRTELAAALGTSVAHAGVRVQRMRHQLDLSRSLVAALEASPRCAQLSAVLEDWDGIPSPLWRKRITRHTRSCPVCSHTEPGELVPLERLIVGLALLPVPLALSAAVLAKGGTAAAAGSAATGSAVAAGVKAGLLGQLAQTIGTHPFAAMFAAATLVAGTAVTTATWSTPASPDRPAVAAPTSAPAPVASAPAVAPEPSAAPKPPSPRSPSVASPSTPAQTPSRQGGRRWSRSAPRD from the coding sequence GTGACGCGAGCCGGTAGCACCGACGAGACGAGCCTGGTCGTCGCCGCGCAGGCCGGCGATCCACGGGCGCTCGACGAACTGGTCGCCGCCTACCTGCCCCTGGTGTACACCATCGTGCGCCGGGCGCTGGGCGTGCTGCCCGATGCCGACGACGTCGTGCAGGACACCATGCTGCGGGCCCTGCGCGAGCTGCGGACGCTGCGCACCCCGGAGAGCTTCCGGCCGTGGCTGGCGACGATCGCGACCCGCCAGGTCAGCACCCACCTGCACCGGCTGCGGGCGGACGCACGGCGGACCGTGCCCCTCGACGAGCTGACCGATCCGCCCGACGCCGACGCGGAAAGCCTGGCCCTGGCCCATGTGGAGCTGTCCAGTCGCCGCCGGCGGGTGGTGCGTGCCAGCCGATGGCTGGACCCGGACGACCGCGCCCTGCTGTCGCTGTGGTGGCTGGAAGCCGCGGGCCAGCTGACCAGGACCGAGCTCGCGGCCGCGCTGGGCACGAGCGTGGCGCACGCCGGCGTGCGCGTCCAGCGCATGCGCCACCAGCTTGACCTGAGCCGGTCACTCGTCGCCGCCCTCGAAGCCAGTCCCCGGTGCGCGCAGCTGAGCGCCGTTCTGGAGGACTGGGACGGCATACCGAGCCCGCTGTGGCGCAAGCGCATCACCCGGCACACCCGGTCGTGCCCGGTCTGCTCCCACACCGAACCCGGCGAACTGGTGCCCCTCGAGCGGCTCATCGTCGGCCTCGCACTGCTGCCCGTGCCGCTGGCGCTGTCGGCCGCGGTGCTCGCCAAGGGCGGAACTGCCGCGGCTGCCGGCTCGGCGGCGACCGGCTCCGCGGTCGCCGCCGGCGTGAAGGCGGGACTGCTCGGCCAGCTGGCGCAAACGATCGGGACGCACCCCTTCGCCGCGATGTTCGCGGCCGCCACGCTCGTCGCCGGTACCGCGGTCACCACGGCGACGTGGAGCACGCCGGCATCACCGGACCGGCCGGCGGTCGCGGCGCCGACATCCGCGCCGGCCCCGGTAGCGTCGGCCCCGGCGGTGGCACCGGAGCCGTCGGCCGCGCCCAAGCCGCCCAGCCCGCGGAGCCCGAGCGTCGCCAGCCCGTCCACCCCGGCACAGACCCCTTCGCGTCAGGGCGGGCGTCGCTGGAGTCGGTCAGCGCCGCGGGATTGA
- a CDS encoding AbfB domain-containing protein: MVTTAADLGVLEQVAAGSDTEGRKRATFAVVPGLAQPRCVSFRAQDGRYLRHSSWRLRLSQDDSTELFRGDATFCVRVGAVPGSVSLESSNYPGAFLRHRGTELWVDPPDGSPGFDADASFRPRPPLAG; encoded by the coding sequence ATGGTCACGACCGCCGCCGACCTCGGCGTGCTGGAACAGGTCGCCGCGGGCAGCGACACGGAAGGCCGCAAGCGTGCGACGTTCGCGGTGGTTCCCGGCCTGGCACAGCCGAGATGTGTCTCGTTTCGTGCCCAGGACGGCAGGTATCTGCGCCACTCGTCCTGGCGGCTGCGACTGAGCCAGGACGACAGCACCGAGCTGTTCCGCGGGGACGCGACGTTCTGCGTACGTGTGGGCGCGGTCCCTGGCTCGGTGTCGTTGGAGTCGTCCAACTACCCCGGCGCGTTTCTGCGCCACCGCGGGACGGAGCTCTGGGTGGATCCGCCGGACGGCAGTCCCGGGTTTGACGCCGACGCATCCTTCCGCCCTCGGCCACCACTGGCCGGATAG
- a CDS encoding carbohydrate ABC transporter permease, with product MAPAVLIIVVLRLWPLLLGVNFSFTGDGERNGAMVGLDNYRDLLDDPLFRTALRNVGLLVLLLPIAVAIPGLLATFIYLRVPGHRLFRSVYFFPAVLSPVIVGAIFNLLLAFDGPLNELLGGVGIGPVDWLGDPKVAIFAVVGVQIWATFGMALVVFLAGFATLDPALLDASRVDGASLAQTIWHVIIPGLNRTIQFVFVTTMIGMLTSMFGLLYIMTGGGPEGSTYLPEFYIWVQQGQMNRPALASAASTALFLIMLIVGLLQIGLLRRAGRED from the coding sequence GTGGCCCCCGCCGTCCTGATCATCGTGGTGTTGCGGCTGTGGCCACTGCTGCTGGGCGTCAACTTCTCCTTCACCGGCGACGGCGAGCGCAACGGCGCCATGGTGGGCCTGGACAACTACCGGGACCTGCTCGACGATCCACTGTTTCGCACCGCCCTGCGCAACGTGGGTCTGCTTGTCCTGCTGCTACCGATAGCGGTCGCGATACCGGGACTGCTCGCCACGTTCATCTACCTGCGTGTACCGGGACATCGGCTCTTCCGCAGCGTCTACTTCTTCCCGGCCGTGCTCTCACCGGTGATCGTCGGCGCGATCTTCAACCTGCTGCTGGCCTTCGACGGCCCGCTGAACGAACTCCTCGGTGGGGTCGGTATCGGCCCGGTCGACTGGCTCGGCGACCCGAAGGTGGCCATCTTCGCCGTCGTCGGTGTGCAGATCTGGGCGACGTTCGGCATGGCGCTGGTCGTGTTTTTGGCCGGGTTCGCCACCCTGGACCCCGCGCTCCTGGACGCCTCGCGGGTGGACGGTGCCTCGCTGGCGCAGACCATCTGGCACGTCATCATCCCGGGCCTGAACCGCACCATCCAGTTCGTCTTCGTCACCACCATGATCGGGATGCTGACCTCGATGTTCGGGCTGCTCTACATCATGACCGGCGGCGGCCCGGAGGGGTCGACCTACCTGCCCGAGTTCTACATCTGGGTCCAGCAGGGACAGATGAACCGCCCGGCACTGGCGTCGGCCGCCTCGACGGCGCTGTTCCTGATCATGCTGATCGTCGGCTTGCTGCAGATCGGCCTGCTGCGCCGCGCGGGGAGGGAAGACTGA
- a CDS encoding FadR/GntR family transcriptional regulator → MTAAAQPTAGVPGPPAWTRRPANLATAVTAELVERIVRGIHPSGTPLPPEPVLCATFSVSRTVVREAVKILQEKGLVQVRQGTGTIVTPPATWNMLDELVLGATIAQDDSLAILDDLVVTRRVLESDMANVAARLADDETIDRLRRLVDEMDKLVDDTDSYHDHDRTFHDTIMQASGNRIARAVVRALESQVVNTARYMGRTERALCVASNQGHRRIYERIAAHDPDGAAEAMFTHITEAWVVRRSGPGKPTRLQR, encoded by the coding sequence ATGACGGCAGCAGCGCAGCCGACCGCGGGCGTCCCCGGGCCCCCTGCCTGGACTCGACGCCCGGCCAACCTCGCCACGGCGGTCACGGCCGAGCTGGTGGAGCGGATCGTCCGCGGAATCCACCCGTCGGGTACGCCGCTACCGCCCGAGCCGGTGCTCTGCGCGACCTTCTCGGTCAGCCGCACCGTCGTCCGCGAGGCGGTGAAGATCCTTCAAGAGAAGGGGTTGGTGCAGGTCCGCCAAGGCACCGGCACCATCGTCACCCCACCCGCGACGTGGAACATGCTCGACGAACTCGTCCTCGGCGCCACCATCGCGCAAGACGACAGCCTGGCCATCCTCGACGACCTGGTCGTGACCCGCCGCGTACTGGAATCCGACATGGCCAACGTCGCCGCCCGGCTGGCCGACGACGAGACTATCGACCGGCTGCGCCGGCTGGTTGACGAGATGGACAAGCTCGTCGATGACACGGATTCCTACCACGATCACGACCGGACCTTCCACGACACGATCATGCAGGCGTCGGGAAACCGCATCGCCCGCGCCGTCGTACGCGCCCTGGAAAGCCAGGTCGTCAACACGGCCCGGTACATGGGCCGCACCGAGCGCGCCTTGTGCGTAGCGTCCAACCAAGGCCATCGGCGCATCTACGAGCGGATCGCCGCCCACGACCCAGACGGCGCGGCCGAGGCGATGTTCACCCACATCACCGAGGCGTGGGTGGTGCGCCGCAGCGGGCCGGGCAAGCCGACCCGGCTGCAGCGCTAG
- a CDS encoding ABC transporter substrate-binding protein — MKQRARWSAVLIVGLALAGCGSASDSGDKPSGGATGKLVVWDWKSGDATAKSYIEKAKADFAKKHSGVTVEFVAQPFEQYYTLLGAAIQAGKGPDVMLFNGGGQIRDRVDALLPLDQYVGEDKQRLAGWDAFTKDSKIYAAPVTLQGHPIYYNRSLYRKAGLDPEQPATTWDTFVADCQAITKATKAKCFAQGNKEGIGIQFFLSGLGSGILTTQEYDDWIAGKRNWNSPNVKRVFSLWKEVNDKGLNSDGANSTAMFNDAFAVFQSSKASHVIGLMSDIGHWKDFAEFLEADNVGVMKAPVVTPGTTPSLPYDGGIGYAVAKWTKDPTVAADLVRSLTSTDALKAFYADAGAIASDTTIDVSSAGPAVAAIVSDLKEGKPALHVALSSKTIELMGRLSQQLLSGSITVDKAVEQLAKSDQAG; from the coding sequence ATGAAGCAGCGAGCACGGTGGTCGGCGGTCCTGATCGTGGGGCTGGCCTTGGCCGGCTGCGGAAGCGCCTCGGACTCCGGCGACAAGCCGTCCGGTGGTGCGACTGGCAAGCTCGTCGTCTGGGACTGGAAGTCCGGCGACGCGACCGCGAAGTCATACATCGAGAAGGCGAAGGCCGACTTCGCCAAGAAGCACTCCGGCGTGACGGTGGAGTTCGTCGCGCAGCCGTTCGAGCAGTACTACACGCTGCTTGGGGCGGCCATCCAGGCCGGCAAGGGGCCGGACGTCATGCTCTTCAACGGCGGCGGGCAGATCCGCGACCGGGTGGACGCACTCCTGCCACTGGATCAGTACGTCGGTGAGGACAAGCAGCGGCTGGCGGGGTGGGACGCCTTCACCAAGGACAGCAAGATCTACGCCGCCCCGGTGACCCTGCAGGGTCATCCCATCTACTACAACAGGTCGCTCTACAGGAAGGCCGGACTCGACCCGGAGCAGCCGGCCACGACCTGGGACACGTTCGTGGCCGACTGCCAGGCGATCACCAAGGCGACCAAGGCCAAGTGCTTCGCGCAGGGCAACAAGGAAGGCATCGGCATCCAGTTCTTCCTGTCCGGCCTCGGGTCGGGCATCCTCACGACGCAGGAGTACGACGACTGGATCGCCGGCAAGCGCAACTGGAACTCACCGAACGTCAAGCGGGTCTTCTCGCTCTGGAAAGAGGTCAACGACAAGGGCCTCAACAGTGACGGGGCCAACTCGACGGCGATGTTCAACGACGCGTTCGCGGTGTTCCAGTCCAGCAAGGCCTCACACGTCATCGGGCTGATGTCGGACATCGGGCACTGGAAGGACTTCGCCGAGTTCCTGGAGGCCGACAACGTCGGCGTCATGAAGGCACCGGTCGTGACCCCGGGTACCACTCCGAGCCTGCCGTACGACGGCGGCATCGGCTACGCGGTCGCGAAGTGGACCAAGGATCCCACGGTCGCCGCCGACCTGGTGCGGTCCCTGACCTCGACCGACGCGCTGAAGGCGTTCTACGCCGACGCGGGGGCCATCGCCTCGGACACCACGATCGACGTGTCCAGCGCCGGCCCCGCGGTCGCCGCGATCGTGTCGGACCTCAAGGAAGGCAAGCCGGCGCTGCACGTGGCGCTCTCCTCCAAGACGATCGAGCTGATGGGGCGGTTGTCGCAACAGCTGCTCAGCGGGTCGATCACCGTTGACAAGGCGGTGGAGCAGTTGGCCAAATCCGACCAGGCGGGTTGA
- a CDS encoding carbohydrate ABC transporter permease — protein sequence MSRIRLGRWLVAVPMAALALATIYPLLFTANVAMKTRREYILDRFSLTNTLHWENITTAWNRAGMARYFLNSLIVVTCAVVLLLLIGSMAGFALSKLRFRGSSALFLVCLAALFIPFQVIMVPLARIMADVALIDTYPGLILAYVAQWLPFTVFLMTSYYRAVPAEIIDAARIDGNTVYGVYRRIMLPMGKPALLSVGILNALFCWNDVLISLLMMPSADHRTLMVGVTSLRGQYSDDIPTFAAGVLIAAVPVLVTYLFLQRQIADGVTAGATKG from the coding sequence ATGTCCCGCATCCGACTGGGTAGGTGGCTTGTCGCGGTGCCGATGGCGGCCCTCGCCCTGGCGACGATCTACCCGCTGCTGTTCACCGCCAATGTCGCGATGAAGACCCGCCGCGAGTACATCCTCGACCGGTTCTCGCTGACGAACACCCTGCACTGGGAGAACATCACCACGGCGTGGAACAGGGCCGGCATGGCCCGGTACTTCCTCAACTCCCTCATCGTGGTGACCTGCGCCGTCGTGCTACTGCTGCTCATCGGGTCGATGGCCGGCTTCGCGCTGAGCAAACTGCGGTTCCGCGGCTCGTCGGCGCTGTTTCTGGTCTGCCTGGCGGCGCTGTTCATCCCGTTCCAGGTGATCATGGTGCCGCTGGCGCGGATCATGGCCGACGTCGCCCTGATCGACACCTATCCGGGGCTGATCCTCGCCTATGTCGCGCAGTGGCTGCCGTTCACCGTCTTCCTGATGACCAGCTACTACCGGGCCGTGCCAGCGGAGATCATCGACGCGGCACGGATCGACGGAAACACCGTCTACGGCGTCTACCGGCGGATCATGCTGCCGATGGGCAAGCCGGCCCTGCTGTCGGTGGGCATCCTCAACGCGCTGTTCTGCTGGAACGACGTGCTCATCTCGCTGCTGATGATGCCGTCGGCCGACCACCGCACCCTGATGGTCGGCGTCACCTCCCTGCGCGGCCAGTACTCCGACGACATCCCCACCTTCGCGGCCGGCGTCCTGATCGCCGCGGTGCCCGTGTTGGTGACCTACCTGTTCCTGCAGCGCCAGATTGCCGACGGCGTGACCGCCGGTGCGACGAAGGGCTGA